A single window of Candidatus Zixiibacteriota bacterium DNA harbors:
- a CDS encoding ThiF family adenylyltransferase, with protein sequence MATPDSFLTGCRFVFVSQGKEFAMRRKSSIGSLKSKSFQSPDLRDQGTERDRVWSRQEGIPNWNQQTAWDTTVLQVGCGGLGGEILHSLVKKGYGEIHCFDGDTVDLSNLNRQQFTPKDLWKNKAERLARNLAQDGCMGSHINAYPYFFEAALERGLDLTPAVVICGVDSDQSRRAVAEWAMRKHVPALFCAVSRDGDQCYCLVQRPGEACFGCILPHAINIDITPCPGVPAIIDPLKLAAALTSFAVDSLVMGRPIGWNYREIRLAGFMPELVRTVPRNPECPLCGENREGQS encoded by the coding sequence ATGGCTACGCCCGATTCTTTTCTCACCGGATGCCGTTTCGTGTTTGTGTCACAGGGAAAGGAGTTCGCCATGCGGCGGAAAAGCTCTATCGGCTCACTGAAGTCTAAATCGTTTCAAAGTCCCGATCTGAGAGATCAGGGTACCGAGCGCGACCGGGTATGGTCTCGCCAGGAAGGCATTCCGAATTGGAATCAGCAAACTGCCTGGGACACGACCGTGCTGCAGGTCGGCTGCGGAGGACTTGGGGGTGAGATACTTCACTCATTGGTCAAGAAAGGCTATGGAGAAATCCATTGTTTTGACGGTGACACCGTCGACTTGTCCAATCTCAACCGGCAACAATTTACACCCAAAGACTTGTGGAAGAATAAGGCTGAACGCCTTGCTCGCAATCTGGCGCAAGACGGTTGTATGGGCAGTCACATCAATGCCTATCCCTATTTCTTCGAAGCGGCGCTGGAGCGAGGTCTCGATCTTACTCCCGCTGTCGTCATTTGTGGTGTAGACTCCGATCAGTCGCGGCGGGCCGTCGCGGAATGGGCTATGAGAAAGCACGTACCGGCTCTGTTCTGCGCCGTATCACGCGACGGCGATCAATGTTACTGCTTGGTGCAACGTCCTGGCGAAGCCTGTTTCGGTTGCATCCTGCCGCACGCAATCAACATTGACATCACCCCCTGTCCCGGCGTACCGGCCATCATCGATCCGCTCAAGCTGGCCGCTGCTCTGACATCATTCGCCGTCGACTCGCTGGTTATGGGCCGCCCGATTGGCTGGAACTATCGGGAGATTCGCCTGGCCGGTTTCATGCCGGAGCTTGTCCGCACTGTCCCGAGAAATCCCGAATGTCCGCTGTGCGGTGAAAATCGTGAGGGACAATCATGA
- a CDS encoding tetratricopeptide repeat protein, with protein sequence MKDSELITKAERLYLQDEFGASFKASEKALKEAQRTKDFPRQVECLILQTKALMSTGEATKAKRLATKFVKMALDRCPQETYANALIESGYLFLQYLEYAKAEEQTAEALVIARDHGLAALEADALVQLASIDSLRQNHNQALVYLRQALHISDDADNSRSRLETMLQQGQVYGAMGNYEKALDLLEHVQSASMEQLELFVESLLCQGDIYRSVGDFDKAERMYDAALSASEKHDVSTKSADILKRVGNLLLHKRDFKRALEWFRFAEKETKRFKSQSLFPFVPLGYGTAYNGLGDYKQAIHHLKRAIEFIAPDFLLHSTILSQTLDQFSHAFGSLNKTGPSGQAAELSRRIRDLSKSGVDDSPHSGLLAQTLKRDLRDFITSLKKSAVTVFSRHGVRIDLISGEIYGEETLSIGQLSDLQLAIFNLLVEREGHFVSNTDIIKLYEEFAESLEGVPRRAHYFIAEIRKKLPVKHIIVTKRGRGYTIPSL encoded by the coding sequence ATGAAAGATAGCGAACTAATTACCAAAGCCGAACGCCTCTATTTGCAGGACGAGTTTGGCGCATCATTTAAAGCTTCAGAGAAGGCTCTCAAGGAAGCTCAAAGGACAAAGGACTTCCCACGTCAGGTCGAATGTCTCATTCTTCAGACGAAAGCATTGATGTCTACAGGTGAGGCGACCAAGGCCAAGCGCCTGGCAACCAAATTCGTCAAAATGGCACTAGACAGGTGCCCACAGGAAACGTATGCGAACGCGCTGATCGAATCCGGCTACCTGTTTCTGCAGTACCTGGAATACGCCAAAGCTGAAGAGCAAACCGCCGAGGCGCTGGTAATTGCTCGTGATCACGGTCTGGCGGCTTTGGAAGCAGACGCTCTGGTCCAACTTGCGTCTATAGACAGCTTGAGACAAAATCACAATCAAGCGCTGGTATATCTTCGCCAGGCACTTCACATCTCAGACGATGCTGATAACTCCCGATCGCGGTTGGAGACCATGCTTCAGCAAGGGCAGGTCTATGGAGCTATGGGAAACTATGAGAAGGCTCTGGATCTGTTGGAGCACGTACAATCGGCCTCAATGGAGCAACTCGAACTATTCGTTGAAAGTCTGTTATGTCAGGGTGATATTTACAGGTCTGTCGGCGACTTCGACAAGGCTGAGAGGATGTATGACGCCGCACTGAGCGCTTCCGAGAAACACGACGTCTCGACCAAGTCGGCAGACATTCTCAAGCGCGTCGGTAATTTGCTTCTTCACAAGCGCGATTTCAAGAGAGCGTTGGAGTGGTTCAGGTTTGCCGAGAAGGAGACGAAGCGATTCAAATCGCAATCCCTTTTTCCTTTCGTTCCGCTCGGTTATGGTACGGCCTATAATGGTCTTGGGGATTACAAACAGGCCATTCATCACTTGAAGAGAGCTATCGAATTCATCGCACCCGATTTCCTACTGCACAGCACTATCCTAAGTCAAACGCTTGATCAGTTTTCTCATGCCTTCGGATCGCTCAACAAAACCGGACCAAGCGGTCAGGCGGCTGAACTGTCACGCCGAATTCGGGACCTATCAAAGTCCGGAGTTGATGACTCCCCACATTCTGGCCTGTTGGCCCAGACCCTGAAACGTGATCTCAGGGATTTTATCACTTCACTTAAGAAGTCGGCCGTTACGGTATTTTCGCGTCACGGCGTCCGAATTGACCTGATTTCTGGTGAGATTTACGGTGAGGAAACACTCTCCATCGGCCAACTATCCGACCTCCAGCTTGCCATTTTCAACCTATTGGTCGAGCGCGAGGGTCATTTCGTGTCAAACACTGACATAATCAAACTGTATGAGGAGTTCGCCGAATCGCTGGAAGGCGTACCTCGTAGGGCTCATTATTTCATCGCCGAAATCCGCAAAAAACTCCCCGTCAAGCATATCATCGTGACCAAACGAGGTCGCGGTTACACGATTCCAAGCCTCTAA
- a CDS encoding replication-relaxation family protein: MRANPSRRQSAPRLVLSDRDRELLNLLDRHLLLTREQLQLLLDWPCVTRINRRLRQLFDAGLVERRFMPVQSGSAPAIYYLGREGIRHLASISQNDLDMLLRRRRRIRRMPDSTLAHDLGISDFAAALIGHCLKTSGGEWISWLNEYAFLNTCQTAKVPLAVMPRPDGYGRYAINRLLYHFCLELDTGSESLRRLRRKLELYQLAQSSGYFRKLFKLSRLTVLIVTTSSGRAASLAARLPQSPSLRVLVGTLTEVTQNPLFGSVWNMPGQQTTTSLHRQEVTKERS; this comes from the coding sequence ATGAGAGCCAACCCCTCCAGACGGCAAAGTGCGCCCCGCCTGGTCTTGAGTGATCGAGATCGAGAGCTACTCAACTTGCTGGACCGACATCTCCTTCTCACTCGGGAGCAGTTGCAATTGCTCCTGGACTGGCCGTGTGTCACCCGAATCAATCGTCGCCTAAGGCAATTATTCGATGCCGGTTTGGTGGAACGGCGATTCATGCCAGTGCAATCGGGGTCCGCACCAGCTATTTACTATCTCGGCCGAGAAGGTATCCGGCACCTTGCTTCTATAAGCCAGAATGATCTGGATATGCTACTGCGCCGCCGACGTCGAATTCGGCGCATGCCCGACAGCACGCTGGCGCATGATCTTGGCATCAGCGACTTCGCTGCCGCATTAATCGGCCACTGTTTGAAAACGTCCGGAGGTGAATGGATCTCCTGGCTTAACGAATACGCCTTCCTCAATACTTGCCAGACGGCCAAAGTGCCGTTGGCAGTCATGCCGAGGCCGGACGGGTATGGTCGATACGCCATTAACCGACTGCTGTACCACTTCTGTCTGGAACTGGATACTGGCAGTGAGTCGCTTCGACGCCTTCGCCGAAAGCTCGAACTCTATCAATTGGCCCAGTCATCCGGCTATTTCCGAAAGCTGTTCAAGCTCAGTCGGCTGACGGTTCTGATTGTAACCACGTCCTCAGGCAGAGCGGCAAGTCTCGCCGCAAGACTGCCACAGTCGCCTTCACTGCGAGTATTGGTCGGCACTCTCACAGAAGTCACACAAAACCCGCTTTTCGGCTCCGTTTGGAATATGCCGGGGCAACAAACGACCACTTCACTGCATCGTCAGGAAGTCACAAAGGAGCGTAGCTAG
- a CDS encoding MT-A70 family methyltransferase, which translates to MPRGRFDIIYADPPWRYKWSGMNTKIEKHYPTMDLQDIKSLQIPSAADSVLYLWTPPAILGNALEVMEAWGFRYRSHAVWDKEIMGLGVWWRNQHELLLVGRKGTFPVPPPSQRLRSVFREKRTIHSKKPHSVYEMIEHMYPGMRYLELFARNRRRGWKSWGNEV; encoded by the coding sequence ATGCCACGTGGGAGGTTCGATATCATCTATGCCGATCCACCCTGGCGCTACAAATGGTCGGGCATGAATACCAAAATAGAGAAGCACTACCCGACTATGGATTTGCAGGACATAAAGAGCTTACAGATTCCTTCGGCCGCAGATTCGGTTCTGTATCTGTGGACGCCACCGGCCATACTTGGTAATGCGCTGGAAGTTATGGAAGCTTGGGGCTTTCGGTATCGCAGCCATGCTGTGTGGGACAAGGAGATCATGGGGCTTGGCGTCTGGTGGCGAAATCAACACGAATTGTTACTGGTCGGCCGCAAGGGCACGTTTCCGGTGCCGCCACCGTCGCAACGGCTCCGTTCGGTGTTTCGTGAGAAACGAACCATCCATAGCAAAAAGCCGCACTCGGTTTACGAGATGATTGAGCACATGTACCCCGGAATGCGGTATCTGGAGTTGTTCGCCCGGAACCGCCGCCGCGGCTGGAAAAGCTGGGGCAACGAGGTATAA